A segment of the Bacillus licheniformis DSM 13 = ATCC 14580 genome:
AGTGAAAAAGAATCGATTTTTCCCAAACATATTTTGAATTTATAATAGAATAGCTTTAAAGGAATATGTATCAACAAGTCGTCTAGCATATGTTGTGTTATAAAATAAAACAGCTGGCGATTGGCGTGTCTTTCCTTTTAACGTGAATAGTCGAGGAGTTATTTGAGGTGAAGCAGAAGACGCTGACGCATGATCGACGTCTTTTTATTGTGGTAAACACAGAGCAGAGAGTCTTGTTAGATTAAATTAAAATAAGACGCCAATTAAGGCGCCTTCATCTTGTCTTAAATCCATTCACAAAACTTTCTCCATCCTTCTCTGTCGCAATAAGCTGCTGGGCGCTTTGACTGATTCGCTGAGCAAGCGCCTGCTGCGCTTTTCCTTCGAAGCTGTAGAGAAGCGATGAATAAACGCTGTTCATTTCTTTTTGTATATCGTCTATTTTAAACTTCGGTCTTAGCGTCGTTTTAATGCCTTCAAGCTTAGTTGCGGCTGTTACTCTCATGCCCGTTTTCAGCATTTGAAGCTGATTGCGCCGTATGAAGAGGGTATCTTCTTGATCTCAGTTTAAGTTGTTGAGTGAAGCCAGTTTGTTGAAATTTTCCATTGTTTCATCTCCTAAAGTTTAAGCCAATTTGCCAGCATTTTATCTTTCGATTTAAAATCTTTTGCAATCTGCGCCAGGTATCCGCTGATGTCTTCTAAATCTGAAATCGTGTCCTTTAATGAGGCGATGTAAGCTTTTTCGGCATGAACATCGTAAAATAGCGGATTGCCTTTTTTGTCAAACGACTGCGCCAGGTTTTTCAGCGTATTGTTTACATCCTCGAGTGTCAGCTTGTCGTATAAACCGTGGCCGACTTGACGGTAGGTATCGTGCTTCAGGTCATTGATCTCGGCGTCGTGTTCCTGATAAGCGTTTTCGGCTTCCCGTTTCATCGTCCGCAAGCATTTACTTTTTGCGCGAGCTGCTTGGCAACTTCGGGCGTTACTTTAATTGCGCCACTTCCGGATGCAACTTCCGGTGGAAGCATCGCTTTTAAATTTTTGTCATAAACGAGTTCATCGCCCTCTATATTTTGAACGTTGCCGTTTTCGTCGAAGGTAAAGTTGCCTTTGTTGAGGCCGTGTGTATCCGGCATTCCCATTGCTGTGGTAGCAATGTAGTCTACAGCGACATTAAACACTGTGCCAAATATACCGCCGCTATACTTCGGATCTAGTCGTATTTGTCGTTCCACACGCGAAGTAGAGGGGTCTTTGGTATATATTGTTCTGCCTGCGTGTCGTTCGTACTCATTCCACCAGCCGGAACCAGTCATATCATCCGGATTGACAATCGCTTTTACAGACGAGTCATATTTGCCGCTTCGGATCTCCTTTTGCTTTTCTTCAGAATGCAATTTAACGACGGAAGGATTGTTGAATGCGACTGCGTATATATCATTGTTCACAGCGCTGTATTCAGCCTCTGCGCCGCCAAGAGAGTGTCCGGTGGTTGAAATAACCGTCGAGGTGCCTTTATACTTTTGTTTAACTTCCCGTACCAGATCATCAGCTTGCCCGATTTGGGACGTTTTCGTAATTAATTTGTATTTACCGGTGCTAAGCATCGCGTCTTGTGAGGGGGTTGCGTTGTATTTTCCTATTGTTTTTGATGTATCCTTCGCATCTTTTTCGATTATGTATTGCGATTTCTTTTTCGGATCAAGACCCATAACAACGTTACCGCCGTCTGCATCAATAACATCTTGAAAAAACTGTTCTTTAGGATTTGTTCCAGCGAAGGCCACGACGACGTTTTCTGGTGCGTTAGGTTTAACCCATTTACCGTCCTTTTTCTTTGCTTGAACAAAAACATACGCATCAAGTCCAGTGTCAGAGTCCCTTTTAATTTTATCAACAAAAAAAGCCTTATTTGATTTACTCTCTATAGGTGTTCTTTCCTTGAATGCTTCTTTCATTTTATCGGTACTATATGTGTTTTGGCTAAGAAAATAATACTCTTTATCTGTTAATTTAGGAATATCGCTCTTTTTATTCAGGTACATAACCCCGCAAACTATGTAAAATGTAACGTGGAAAGGATGGTTTTATGAAAAAATACATAATTATCCTTCTTGCTCTGGTCATTATAACATCTGGAGGAATATTTATGAAGCAACAAAATAATAACAGAGAAAAAGAAGAGCTTTATAATTTAGCTAAGGAAAGAATGACAGACTTTATTAAAACGAATTATAAGGACATTAAGTCAATTGATTATTATGATGACTACGAAGTGAATCCAATGGGCGGAATTGATATTAAAGGGTATCTAAATGATGATAAGAAAAAGAAAATATGGGGTATTTACGATAAGGCAAATGACGAAGTTGGGTCCTTCACAGTCGATGCTGAAAGAAAGCCCGAATATAAAGATAAAATTTGCGATTATTAATAAAAGGCCCGACTCGATTGAGCGGGCTTTTTTCTATTTTCATCTCTCGTTTGTTTAACTAATCGGTTTTTATTACCCCTTTTAGGCCTCCTCAACATAAAATAGTTCTTCAGTAGGCACGTTTAATCCTCTAAAATGGATAAATTGCAGTTTTGGGCATTTTTAAGATGGGAAGATAACTTGCATGCGGAAATAGGATAAGCTGTAAAACAACGAAATTTTTGATTTATAGTTACATACTTATAGTGTGATGTGTAATAAACGAAAGGTGAATCCATTTTCAGGCTATATGGCTTAAGCTTTAATATGCATAGTTGGTTATCGGGAAATTGCCTTCAAAACCGTCCAAGTTCATAATAATAAAAAGATATTCGTATTGAGCAGGCGTGCATCGTTGCACGCCTATTCCTTTTAAGGGCATTTTTTTCACCTAGAACGAAAGAACTTAATGATGCGAATTTTATTAGTTCTATTGTCCTGTTTTATATATTGAGTACCAAAAATGCACTCCATATGTTTTATAATGAAGCGGGCCTAACAATCAGCAAACATGGAGCGGAATGCAATAAAATCGTATAAGGGCATGCAGTATGAACTGGAGGATACATTTTTGAAATATAAAAAAGCAGCAGCACTTGGAATTGGTTTACTTTTATTTATAGGCGGATGTCAGAAGAGCGGGGAAGCTGAAATCAGCGTCCAAGATTACACAGGACAGGATTTTCATATTCATAGTAAAGGTTATCAGAAGGAAACCGCTGAGATCGCAGAAGCGCATCGAGATGAAGTTGAAAAAACGGTAAAAGATTATTTTTTGGATCAATATAGAACGAAGGTAAAAGTCCATAACATTGTCGGAGGGCATGGGTTTGTTACTGTGTATGCCGAATCAGTCGGAAACTTGCATTTCTACACAAGCGCAAAAATTGAAATTGATTTGGACAAGAAAGAGGTGCAGGCTGACGCGATCAGCTCATCGGAGTGGGACGTAAAAGACTCGATTACAAGCGCGATATATGCGTTGGCTTTTGAAGAAGAATTTGCCGCTCTAGATTACTATTTAGAGAAGCTGGCAGAAGAAGAGCCGGTTGTAGGTAAAACGCAGGCAGCCGTTGATAACACAAGCGGTATGGGATATCAGACGCCTTATTATGCTGTTTCTTTAAATGCTGATTGGAAGGATGACCTTTATTCAGCCTATTTAGAAAACCCAAAAAGAAGCAAAAAAGACTGGCAAGAGAAATTGGAAGATGAAGAAATCACCCCAAAATCATGTGATATCAATATACGGTTATATATGAATAAACCAAATACAAGACCGGACGAGCGCATTTATAATCAAGTTGTCCAGGATATCGAGGACATGGAAGAGCTGGCCCCGGGGACTTACACCATTTACTTGAGTGACAATAGAATCAACAAAAACCTAGGATATAATTCAAGAAAAAGCACGCTTGGCCGATAAGGTCTTCCTAACCGATAAAGAGATTGGAAACCGATCAATTTTCTGTATGGATATGAGCGGGAAAGAAAAAGTGGAGATTTCATCATCTATTTTGAAAAATAATGTCCTGGGGAACCGTTCGGGTGTTTCATTTCGCACAGTCGCCGTTTTTTCAGCTGTCCAATCAAAAATCGATTAAGGCGCTGTGCGATGCTTCAAAAGACATCCTGAACATATCAAACTTCTTCGGGATGATGCAGGGGACAGAGGAAAAAACCGCCGGACCAAGGTGGCAGGCGGTTTTCCTTTTGTAGAAAAACTTGTGGAAATAAAGCTTCGTGGAAATCGTGAATTTTTTGCTGTGAAGGGCGGCTGATTAATGCAGGGAGTCTTTAATAATTTTATAGTTTTTATGATTGACGACGGTTAAGGAGTCCAGTTCCAAGTCTCTGTAGTTTTCCATAATCGTGACATCGACGATCACAGAGTTTTCGTTTACTTTTTCTACGATTCCGGTGAGTCCGTTTTTAAATTCGATGACGTTCCCGACTTTTGCAATTTTCAAGTGACTTCCTCTCCTTTAAAGTAAATTAACCTATTGAAAGTATTTTGCAATATTTTCTTGGAGAAGTAAAGCGATTTGGGAAGCGGCATCACTATTGTTGTACCCGGTGTGACTTAATGATATAGTTAATTAGTTAAAGATGATGAGAGAAAAGGGGAGAGAAAAGTTGACAGAGCAAAATGCCATCGATCAGATCGAGCAATTAAGGTCAGGGAGCATTCATGAGCTCCGTGTGAAAAAAGAGGATTTTCTTTCTTTCAGAGCCATCTTAACAAAGCAGGAAGATTTTAAGCATTTTCGCGGCATTGCCCAGCATGGCGGAGATATTATATTTCAATATATGAAAGAGGCAAGAAGCTGAAAAAAGCTTTCTCAGACAGGCTGAGAAAGCTTTTTTTATTTGTGTGAAGCCATATGTTTCTGGAGATTTTGGTGTTTTTTGCATGAAATCCGCCGGCTGTCTGCAATAATGTGACAGCCGAACGGTTTGATGGAAGTCATGCCAACATTTTGGCAATGAAATCGGCGAATCGTCTTGTTACTGTAAAACATATGTTTTTTTCGATGAAGATTTGACAAGGAGGAAGGAAATGAAATCGAAATTTGCTGCTCTAGCTGCGTTTTTAATCTGCATGCTGCCGGCGGCAAGAATCGAGCATGCTCAAGCTGTCATGTTGTTCTCGAAAAAAGATAAACAGGAAATGGAACGGCTGATGGAAAGCCTTAAACAAGAAGAAAATCCTGCTTTTTCCCAATTGACAGATGAGAAAAGCTTCATTGAAGCCGCGCATCTGTCAGCTGAAGAGGAGGAGGAAATAGAAGAAGCTGAAGAAGAGACGACTGATCTTACACATAAAGAAAAAGATCTTTTATCAAGGCTTGTACACGCCGAAGCGAAAGGCGAGTCATTTGAAGGAAAAGTGGCTGTCGCCAATGTCGTCCTGAATCGGGTGAAAGACAGCCGATTTCCTGACAGCGTAAAAAGCGTGATCTATCAAAGAAACGCTTTTGAGCCCGTTCTAAACGGCAGCATCGAGAAAAAAGCAGACCGCGAATCAGTGGAAGCTGTGGAAGAAGCGGTAGATCAAAATAAAAAAGAAACAGAAGCTTTATTTTTCTATAATCCCGACATCGCTTCTGATGACTGGATTAAAACGAGAAAAGTCGTGAAGCGCATCGGCAATCATGTCTTTGCGATCTAGAAAGCAGTCAGGGCCATTCGCCTTGGCTGCTTTTTTTGTGCGATTCTTTCTTACGCATTATCATCTTTCACAGCCCAAGAAAAAATTTATTTTTGATACTTTATGAAAATCAATTTTCAATTAAAAAGAAAATAATTTTTAGACTTGTCTCATATGATGGGATAAACCCGTGAGACAAGGAGAGACCTCATGAACCGTTTTGTAAAAGGAATCGTTCTTCTTTCGCTAGCTGCTTTTTTTGCAGAATGTCTTGAATTCGTCATCAACATGATTCTTGCACGGGAGCTTGGCGAGCATGGCATGGGGCTCTACATGAGTGTTTTGCCTTCCATTTTTTTGGTCGTGGTGATTGCGAGCCTTGAGCTGCCCGTATCAATATCGAAGTTTATCGCCGAGTCCAACCCGAAGCTGCACGAAAGCATGCTGAAACATGCATTGCGGATGACTGCGGTCTGCACGGTTTTCTCCACGGCAGCCGCAGTGATCATTCTTCCATTTATTCCGGTTTTTGATTCTTACCACCCTCTAATCAGAGGACTTGTGATCGGGATGATTCCTACGGTTGCATTCACATCGATCGCGAGAGGCTACTTCATGGGCGTTCAGCAAATGGGTAAAATCGCAACGGCGAATGCCTTGAAAAAAATCTTTCAGCTCATCGGCTTGTTTTTATTTTTTCAATGGTATTCCTTTGAATTGGATACTTCTCTTCTCATTTCATTGTTTGTCCTCGTTGCAAGTGAAGTGGTCGTGTTTGTTTATTTGTTTTCGCAGTTTGTTTTGGTCAGGCGTGCCGCTCAAAAAGGGCAGCAGATCCACTTGCGGAGAAACGATGTTTTAAAACGCCTGCTCACTGTTTCGATCCCGACGACGGGGCTGCGCGTGTTTCATGCTGTGACAAATGCCGTCGAACCTTTTTTGGTGAAGGGGACGCTGCTTGCCGCTGGCGTATCAAGAACATCGGCCATCGACCAGTTCGGCATGCTTTCGGGAGTTGCGATGACAATCGGCTTTTTTCCGGCTTTTATCGCCCATTCACTGATGGTCGTCATGATCCCGAGCATTTCTGAAAGCTACGCTTACGGGCAATACGAAAGAGTGATCAAACGGATTAAACAGGCGATCTTTATTACGCTGTTTTACGGCATACCGTCCGTCATGGTGATGTATCACTTTGCAGAGCCGCTGACCCATTTATTTTTCGATTCGGTCAAGGCGTCGTTTTACCTTAAAATGTTGTGGCCGTATTTTTTATTCCACTTTTTTGCGATGCCTTTTCAGGCCTGTTTAATCGGAATGGGGTTGGCCAAAGATGCTTTTTATCATAACGTTTGGGCCAGTG
Coding sequences within it:
- a CDS encoding cell wall hydrolase translates to MKSKFAALAAFLICMLPAARIEHAQAVMLFSKKDKQEMERLMESLKQEENPAFSQLTDEKSFIEAAHLSAEEEEEIEEAEEETTDLTHKEKDLLSRLVHAEAKGESFEGKVAVANVVLNRVKDSRFPDSVKSVIYQRNAFEPVLNGSIEKKADRESVEAVEEAVDQNKKETEALFFYNPDIASDDWIKTRKVVKRIGNHVFAI
- a CDS encoding polysaccharide biosynthesis protein, with product MNRFVKGIVLLSLAAFFAECLEFVINMILARELGEHGMGLYMSVLPSIFLVVVIASLELPVSISKFIAESNPKLHESMLKHALRMTAVCTVFSTAAAVIILPFIPVFDSYHPLIRGLVIGMIPTVAFTSIARGYFMGVQQMGKIATANALKKIFQLIGLFLFFQWYSFELDTSLLISLFVLVASEVVVFVYLFSQFVLVRRAAQKGQQIHLRRNDVLKRLLTVSIPTTGLRVFHAVTNAVEPFLVKGTLLAAGVSRTSAIDQFGMLSGVAMTIGFFPAFIAHSLMVVMIPSISESYAYGQYERVIKRIKQAIFITLFYGIPSVMVMYHFAEPLTHLFFDSVKASFYLKMLWPYFLFHFFAMPFQACLIGMGLAKDAFYHNVWASVLSFLMMYVLGSMQTLQMTGIILAMNTGMILLTALHYVTICKELGVTLFLTNKSRSPRIESR
- a CDS encoding DUF1672 family protein, translated to MKYKKAAALGIGLLLFIGGCQKSGEAEISVQDYTGQDFHIHSKGYQKETAEIAEAHRDEVEKTVKDYFLDQYRTKVKVHNIVGGHGFVTVYAESVGNLHFYTSAKIEIDLDKKEVQADAISSSEWDVKDSITSAIYALAFEEEFAALDYYLEKLAEEEPVVGKTQAAVDNTSGMGYQTPYYAVSLNADWKDDLYSAYLENPKRSKKDWQEKLEDEEITPKSCDINIRLYMNKPNTRPDERIYNQVVQDIEDMEELAPGTYTIYLSDNRINKNLGYNSRKSTLGR
- a CDS encoding DUF1433 domain-containing protein, with the protein product MKKYIIILLALVIITSGGIFMKQQNNNREKEELYNLAKERMTDFIKTNYKDIKSIDYYDDYEVNPMGGIDIKGYLNDDKKKKIWGIYDKANDEVGSFTVDAERKPEYKDKICDY
- a CDS encoding YkvS family protein, coding for MKIAKVGNVIEFKNGLTGIVEKVNENSVIVDVTIMENYRDLELDSLTVVNHKNYKIIKDSLH